One Luteimonas sp. MC1825 DNA segment encodes these proteins:
- a CDS encoding DUF2147 domain-containing protein gives MRKPLFILLAMMLASPAIAADAVGRWKTIDDETGKVKSIVEITEAGGKLSGRVVDILHSDRGPNPACDKCDGANKGKPIKGMTILWGLKPDSGEWTGGHILDPAKGKTYKAKAKLIDDNRLGVSGCVAFICREQVWVRE, from the coding sequence GCCGGCCATCGCCGCCGACGCGGTCGGCCGCTGGAAGACCATCGACGACGAGACCGGCAAGGTGAAGTCGATCGTCGAGATCACCGAGGCGGGCGGCAAGCTGTCGGGCCGCGTGGTCGACATCCTGCACTCCGACCGCGGCCCCAATCCGGCCTGCGACAAGTGCGACGGGGCCAACAAGGGCAAGCCGATCAAGGGCATGACCATCCTCTGGGGCCTGAAGCCGGACTCCGGCGAATGGACGGGTGGCCACATCCTCGACCCGGCCAAGGGCAAGACCTACAAGGCCAAGGCCAAGCTGATCGATGACAACCGGCTGGGCGTGTCCGGCTGCGTGGCCTTCATCTGCCGCGAGCAGGTCTGGGTCCGAGAATAG